aaaaaatatattttttttaataaaaaggtTATCAAAATACacatttaaatatataaaatcatTTTAGGTAATGAAACATCGACACATACCGTTAGAAATATTAGGTTGTTGGGTGCTTGTAGAACTTCCTTGGCCATTGGTATGGTTTCTTTGAATCTGCGAATTTCCGCTTCGTGCCAAACGCTTTACATGAGAGACTCGTAGTGTTGTGTTTTGTTCTGTAACAGTGTTTTCTACAAATTTTTGaatggaaattattttttagAGAATATATAAACTCAATGTAGCTAAACAAACATTGACACAATATAAATTAAACAAAAGTGGTTCTACCATTAGAGACGCTAGATTGTTGATTCCTTGCAGAAGCTCCTTGGGTCGATTGGTTTAATCCTAAGTTAGAATTAGGCACTATATAAAAAGATTGGATTTAGGAACGCTGAAGTTATAGGAAAAGTTGGATGAGAGAAAGGAATGAATTAAAAATTGGTATGTAAGAAACCAACCTGTGTCGCTGGCTGAAGATCCACATTTTGATGAATTATGCTTTCGAACTTTATCCTTAGGCCTCATTTTGGGGCGGTAAACAATGTTTTTTTTGCAAACCAAGTTATGTATTTTTGAGATTGAGGCAAATGCAACAACCCCAAAGTTGAGAAATCATTTCAAAGACAAAGATGTTTGGGTGGGAATATGTGTGTTTAGATGAAGGGTTTTGTGTTATTTATATATGAGATTGAAGTTGTAGAagtgtaatggttttttctctaAGATATTTGTGTGTGTGTGCCATGATTAGATACTTTATTGCAGGACTTTAATCCAATTTTGAAGGTTACAATTCTCTCTTAATTTACATGTAACTTATAAACTgcattattttttttaccttCAAGTCATGAATAAATACTTTAATGTAGGACTCCAAACCAATCTTGACGGTTACAAAATTTTCAACTTCTTGTAAACTAATATCTTAATTTACATGTAATTTGTAAATTCCATTAATTTGGTTTTTCACACCCTGTAGAATATGAAAGGTAATTTAAAGTGGGAATCAATTTACTGTTAAATGTTTGTACTTTTTGAAATTCttataatttaatttctttaatgtttttttaactCCTATATtgcctttaatttttttttaacatcttTGTGGTTATAATAATATGGGGCCATTATGCATATTGAAGACATATTTAAAGGAATCTATGAACGTGAatgttttttttctgtttttcattATTAGgtagttttttattttggaaaaatcaatatttggcactttaaatttatatactttttttaaggactttattaatttttatgcatttGTTTGATGATAGTACCTTTGTCTTTACTAAAACCAAAGAACCTTATAAtattttaagtttatatttctctctttatttattataaaatatatttataatcTGATATCGAtttgaatattaatttttataatatttgttaataatttttttttccaaattgatatttttttatccTATTTCTAGATATAGAATAATGTAATTTCTAGGACTTTTTTTTAGAATTCCATTATccgaaatgtttttttttattgttcgAATTTATAATCATCAATTACTGATCCAAGAGATAAGAATAATAAGGTCTTGATTACCTAGAATAGAATAAGCTCTTAGAACAATGAAGGCAgcataaaatttattataatcaAAAGGGTCTTGGGAACAAAGCTCTCCCAATCGATATTTTTAAAAATGTGCTAAAGTTTCCAAACTCCTCCACGTTTCCTCTTAAAAAACTATCATATGTAATGTCTGTTGACTTTGTCAaccaatcaaatattttaaacTCTTATAATCAGTCCCAAGAGttgttatttatttaaaaaaaaaaactataaatccCAATATCTTTAAAAAATGTGCTAAAGTTTCCAAATTAATGTATGTTGACCTTGTTATTTCAGATCCGAAGTTGAATGTAATATAAATTGGAAGCAacgttttttaaaaatgcatactgTAATCTAtatgttgtcaaaaaaaaattttgaataatgaatttattatttgttagttttattgattttttttcaaaagtcaTTTCGTTGACcttttaaaatgatatttagCATAAAAGTAGAAAGAtggaatataaaaaaataagttgCATGGGGATAATCGTGCACTGATCATGAGCCCATAAAAAAATAGTTCACCATAAAGACTTAATCAAAATTCCAACAAACAACTTATTAATTTGAAACTATCCTCAGAACCCAATCAGAAAATCCAATATCTAAAAGCAACGACAAAAACATAGAGCATAAAAAACCACCCGCAACACACATAATGCGTTCTAGTTTGAATTTGGCTCCACTTTAACAGTGGCCATCTTGAGTTTTTTCTTCACAGCAGATGCTTGCAGCCTTTCGCCTTCATCTTGCGAAGCCAAGTCTGCGACATCAGAATCTCGCTTCCCACACACTTCGGTTGAAGCACCAGGGTCATTTACCCTGGGCGTACAATCCTATGcaaggttttttttataaagtcATTGTGTAAATATTAAATAGTCACACAAATTATATGCATTTAAAGAGTCATTTCTACATACCTTTGATAGATCATATGGTTGTTGTGAAGGTGTTCCCTTCAAATAGGAATAATTAGTCCACACTCATGATTTTTAAAGTTGAACAGCAATAAAAATAGCCTGATAATTTCTCCATAAATTTAGATAACATAGCCCGTACCTGGTCATCATGAGCTGACTGTGTGGCATCACAGTTTTTGTTTTGAACATCCTAAAGTAAAACAATAACGCACAGTATGTGaacaaattatatatttatatgataaATATTATGCAATGGATTCTTAGTCACCTCTATATTATGCTTAAGCCTGTATTTGGAAATTATTGCTTGGTCATGACTCAACTTCCTCACTGTATAAGTTTGCCAATTGTCCTCGATGTTCTTCTGGGTAACATCAATATTCAGCATAAAAAATTCACCAATCATTGAATTCAGCTCAATTGGATACCCCTGACCATGAGCCGCCTAAGTTGTCCACACAAAGGAAAGCTATATCACGattgcagttttttttttaataatttaaaataatacaaCATAACATTAAAAGACTTTATAACAAATTAGTTGTTTCATTTTCTCCTTGCTTGTAAATAAGACGGAAATTTACCTCATCCATAGCAGCTTGTAATTCTTCAGCATTTTTTCCAATAAATGGCAAAAGAGACCCGTCAAATAATACCAAAGATGCGGAACCGCTGTCATCAATGGCATAAATATTGACCTTATACCTGTTTAAAagcaataaaaatatttttaaatttgtaaTCTAACCCCATAAACCACGTCTTTCTATATAAATTTGGGAGTAAAAAATTTTTAACCTTTTGATAGACTTCACCATTTTAGAGCATTTGGAgcaataaaatttatttccaacatCCTCTACTTTCTTCAAGCACTTAAAGCATGAGTTGTACATCCATCCATTATCATAATTGATCTCAATGACTTTAGCAAGTATAGATACAGTGCAAGGCTGAAATATAACGGAAAGATATTTTTAAAAAGTAGTTCTGTAATATTTTATGTTTAAATTCACCGCAAATTATAATAGAAGAACAATACCTCAGTGCAATAACTGATATCTGATATTGTCATCCTTGGTGCTTCAAGAATTTCTTCCTCAAATGAAAGTTTAATCTGGGATGGCATCTGGGTAATTCCTTGTGAAATAGACACATCAGTACTTTACAACCTGTATTATATAATCAAACATGATCTTGTCAAACACCTTTTGTGGAtcatttataataattaatgcaGGTATATAAAATCACGAACCTTTTCTTGTATTCTATAGCGTCATAGACATCAGAGTTGATTAGCAATTTTGTACCATGATAGTAGTTTGAAATCCCAACGACCCCTAACAATTTCAAATTTAAGAAACAATTAAATGGAAATTATGAATCTAATGGCccattttattaaaaacattCACACGAAAATGCACCTCCAAAAGTCTTGACCATACACTGATGAACTATCAAAACTGGAGCCTCATCGTCACTTTCATTCCCTAGGTATGCCACTATTGTATCTGCATATGAGCCCCAAAGTGTACACACCAAATTGTTGCCCCTGAAATATAAAACTCTATCTTTTAGATATAAAGGCTTTTTTGTTAtaaacatttttatttaaacattgaACGCACGAAAACTTACTCCAAATCTTGCAGCACAACATCAATATGTTTATTCTTCTTTCCatccttttcattttcctttaaCTCATCTTTTTGGACTATATGTCCAATGACATCTAAAGCACATTCATGGTTAAAAATTAGGACTAAATATGTAATATccaacaaataatttttttttttggtatt
This portion of the Lotus japonicus ecotype B-129 chromosome 3, LjGifu_v1.2 genome encodes:
- the LOC130749363 gene encoding uncharacterized protein LOC130749363 isoform X2 — its product is MPSQIKLSFEEEILEAPRMTISDISYCTEPCTVSILAKVIEINYDNGWMYNSCFKCLKKVEDVGNKFYCSKCSKMVKSIKRYKVNIYAIDDSGSASLVLFDGSLLPFIGKNAEELQAAMDEAAHGQGYPIELNSMIGEFFMLNIDVTQKNIEDNWQTYTVRKLSHDQAIISKYRLKHNIEDVQNKNCDATQSAHDDQDCTPRVNDPGASTEVCGKRDSDVADLASQDEGERLQASAVKKKLKMATVKVEPNSN
- the LOC130749363 gene encoding uncharacterized protein LOC130749363 isoform X1; the encoded protein is MPSQIKLSFEEEILEAPRMTISDISYCTEPCTVSILAKVIEINYDNGWMYNSCFKCLKKVEDVGNKFYCSKCSKMVKSIKRYKVNIYAIDDSGSASLVLFDGSLLPFIGKNAEELQAAMDEAAHGQGYPIELNSMIGEFFMLNIDVTQKNIEDNWQTYTVRKLSHDQAIISKYRLKHNIEDVQNKNCDATQSAHDDQGTPSQQPYDLSKDCTPRVNDPGASTEVCGKRDSDVADLASQDEGERLQASAVKKKLKMATVKVEPNSN